Proteins encoded in a region of the Halosimplex halophilum genome:
- a CDS encoding alcohol dehydrogenase catalytic domain-containing protein, with protein MRTAAFTDLIGPEGVSVVDRPDPEPRRGEAVVDVAACSINRHDLWILEGDSAMVDADDLPFVSGLDVAGRVREVGPDVSAVEPGDRVVLCPNETCGACRFCREGPENLCENFSLYHGGLAERARVTADRLVALPDGVDATTAAALPTAYMTASRMLERADVAAGDRVFVPGATGGVGVATVQLCDALGVETVGTSRSAAKLDRVRESGLDRGIESADVSEIEAAVDEPVDAVVNHLGGEYSKLGQSVLRRGGTMVVCGRTAGGTSEFDVADLFLAHKRIVGSTMGTQPDLERLVELVANGAFLPVIDETYPLAETGAAFAAMQDRESVGKLVVTP; from the coding sequence ATGCGAACCGCTGCGTTCACCGACCTGATCGGCCCCGAGGGCGTGAGCGTCGTCGACCGACCCGACCCCGAACCCCGGCGGGGCGAGGCCGTCGTCGACGTGGCGGCCTGCTCGATCAACCGCCACGACCTGTGGATCCTGGAGGGCGACTCCGCGATGGTCGACGCCGACGACCTCCCGTTCGTCTCCGGGCTCGACGTGGCCGGCCGCGTCCGCGAAGTCGGCCCGGACGTGTCGGCCGTCGAACCGGGCGACCGGGTCGTCCTCTGCCCGAACGAGACCTGCGGGGCCTGCCGGTTCTGCCGCGAGGGCCCCGAGAACCTGTGCGAGAACTTCTCGCTGTACCACGGCGGGCTGGCCGAGCGAGCGCGGGTGACGGCCGACCGGCTCGTCGCCCTGCCCGACGGGGTCGACGCGACCACGGCCGCGGCGCTCCCGACGGCGTACATGACCGCCTCCCGGATGCTAGAACGCGCCGACGTGGCGGCCGGCGACCGGGTGTTCGTCCCCGGCGCGACCGGCGGCGTCGGCGTCGCCACCGTCCAGCTGTGCGACGCCCTCGGTGTCGAGACCGTCGGCACCTCCCGCTCGGCGGCCAAGCTCGACCGCGTCCGCGAGTCCGGGCTGGACCGGGGGATCGAGTCCGCCGACGTATCGGAGATCGAGGCCGCCGTCGACGAGCCGGTCGACGCCGTCGTCAACCACCTCGGCGGCGAGTACTCGAAACTGGGGCAGTCCGTCCTCCGGCGCGGCGGCACGATGGTCGTCTGCGGCCGCACTGCCGGCGGGACCTCCGAGTTCGACGTGGCCGACCTCTTCCTGGCCCACAAGCGGATCGTCGGCTCCACGATGGGCACCCAGCCGGACCTCGAACGGTTAGTCGAACTGGTTGCCAACGGGGCGTTCTTGCCCGTGATCGACGAGACCTACCCGCTGGCTGAGACCGGCGCGGCGTTCGCCGCGATGCAGGACCGCGAGAGCGTCGGGAAGCTGGTGGTGACCCCGTAG
- the larE gene encoding ATP-dependent sacrificial sulfur transferase LarE — MSTPVADKLAAARADLADRDGVLVAFSGGVDSSAVAAIAHDALGDDAVACTAKSETLPDAELDDARRVAEEIGIRHEIVEFSELDSQAFVENGDDRCYHCRTMRLGAMFDHAAELGIDVVCDGTNASDPGEGHRPGLQAVEELDAYSPLLEHGIVKSEVREIADDYGLSVADKPSMACLSSRIPTGLEVTEERLSRIEQAETVLRTWGFEQFRVRDHDGIARIEVGEDELEDALDPEFVRAARQYIGELGFDHVTLDLDGYRTGSVSPADEADDSEEGADESADSGDPVVEDVFGTDYPTADEI; from the coding sequence ATGAGCACTCCGGTCGCCGACAAGCTCGCCGCCGCGCGCGCCGACCTGGCCGACCGCGACGGCGTCCTCGTCGCCTTCTCCGGCGGCGTGGACTCCAGCGCCGTCGCCGCCATCGCCCACGACGCGCTCGGCGACGACGCCGTCGCCTGCACGGCCAAAAGCGAGACCCTGCCCGACGCCGAACTCGACGACGCCCGCCGCGTCGCCGAGGAGATCGGCATCCGCCACGAGATCGTCGAGTTCTCCGAGCTCGACAGCCAGGCGTTCGTCGAGAACGGCGACGACCGCTGTTACCACTGCCGCACCATGCGGCTCGGCGCGATGTTCGACCACGCCGCGGAACTGGGCATCGACGTGGTCTGCGACGGGACCAACGCCTCCGACCCCGGCGAGGGCCACCGCCCCGGCCTGCAGGCGGTCGAGGAACTCGACGCCTACTCCCCCCTGCTGGAGCACGGCATCGTCAAGTCCGAGGTCCGGGAGATCGCCGACGACTACGGCCTCTCGGTCGCGGACAAGCCCTCGATGGCCTGCCTGTCCTCGCGGATCCCCACGGGCCTCGAAGTGACCGAGGAGCGCCTCTCGCGCATCGAGCAGGCCGAGACCGTCCTGCGGACCTGGGGCTTCGAGCAGTTCCGCGTGCGCGACCACGACGGCATCGCCCGCATCGAGGTCGGCGAGGACGAGCTGGAGGACGCGCTGGACCCGGAGTTCGTCCGCGCCGCCCGCCAGTACATCGGCGAACTCGGCTTCGACCACGTCACGCTCGACCTCGACGGCTACCGCACCGGCAGCGTCAGCCCCGCCGACGAAGCGGACGACAGCGAGGAGGGCGCCGACGAGTCCGCGGACAGCGGCGACCCCGTCGTCGAGGACGTGTTCGGCACCGACTACCCCACCGCCGACGAGATCTGA
- a CDS encoding DUF192 domain-containing protein codes for MRRRAFLAAVAAAGVAGCRSDGTATDGGTDDGGSGPTTSTDGTATPTTEADPTTGTPAATVTGTPTATPTGTPTATASPTPLEPGTREAVFPDYETTDVRVTTPDGERLGSVTAAIADTGGLRFTGLSDTESLPEDWGMLFVYDSVGSHTYVMREMDFGLDIVYADGEGAITEIHHAPEPGPNEDGEDQTYPGRGQYVLEVNKGWTTERGVETGDVLRFEL; via the coding sequence ATGCGACGCCGAGCGTTCCTCGCGGCGGTGGCTGCCGCCGGCGTGGCCGGCTGCCGGAGCGACGGCACCGCGACCGACGGGGGGACCGACGACGGCGGGAGCGGACCGACCACGTCGACGGACGGGACGGCGACGCCGACCACGGAGGCGGACCCGACGACGGGGACGCCCGCCGCGACGGTCACCGGGACGCCGACGGCGACGCCGACCGGGACACCCACCGCGACCGCCTCGCCGACCCCGCTCGAACCCGGGACCCGGGAAGCGGTGTTCCCCGACTACGAGACGACGGACGTTCGGGTGACGACCCCGGACGGGGAACGGCTGGGGTCGGTGACGGCCGCGATCGCCGATACCGGAGGTCTGCGCTTTACGGGCCTGAGCGACACCGAATCGCTGCCAGAGGACTGGGGGATGCTGTTCGTCTACGACTCGGTGGGGAGCCATACCTACGTGATGCGCGAGATGGACTTCGGGCTCGACATCGTCTACGCCGACGGCGAGGGCGCGATCACCGAGATCCACCACGCGCCCGAGCCCGGCCCGAACGAGGACGGCGAGGACCAGACCTACCCCGGCCGCGGCCAGTACGTGCTGGAGGTGAACAAGGGGTGGACCACCGAACGGGGCGTCGAGACCGGCGACGTGTTGCGGTTCGAGCTGTGA
- a CDS encoding helix-turn-helix domain-containing protein, whose amino-acid sequence MKFARVRLRFPAEPPLPVHAAMAGCEGVERLRLRFGGVSESGPRTYVTGVTGDVAAMDEALEATPAVLDHEVVADEGDRGLCYVRAAASDLELALHGVFTEGSLVMTTPVDLYPDGEAVFRVLGEPDDLRAAVSEARDLLSVTVERVGEYDGPPERVAAGLTDRQAEAVETALELGYYDVPREATHEDVADALDCAPATASEHLQKAERALVRAAFE is encoded by the coding sequence ATGAAGTTCGCGCGTGTCAGGCTCCGGTTCCCCGCGGAGCCGCCGCTGCCGGTCCACGCGGCGATGGCCGGCTGCGAGGGGGTCGAGCGCCTGCGACTGCGGTTCGGCGGCGTCTCCGAGAGCGGGCCGCGGACCTACGTGACCGGCGTGACGGGCGACGTGGCGGCGATGGACGAGGCGCTCGAAGCGACGCCGGCGGTCCTCGACCACGAGGTCGTCGCCGACGAGGGCGATCGGGGGCTCTGCTACGTCCGCGCGGCGGCGTCGGACCTCGAACTCGCGCTCCACGGGGTGTTCACCGAGGGCAGCCTCGTGATGACGACGCCCGTCGACCTGTACCCGGACGGGGAGGCGGTGTTCCGGGTCCTGGGCGAACCGGACGACCTGCGGGCGGCCGTCTCCGAGGCGCGGGACCTCCTGTCGGTGACCGTCGAGCGCGTCGGCGAGTACGACGGCCCGCCCGAACGGGTCGCCGCGGGGCTGACCGACCGCCAGGCGGAGGCCGTCGAGACGGCGCTGGAGCTGGGCTACTACGACGTGCCGCGAGAGGCGACCCACGAGGACGTCGCCGACGCGCTCGACTGCGCGCCCGCCACGGCGAGCGAACACCTCCAGAAGGCCGAGCGGGCGCTCGTCCGGGCGGCCTTCGAGTGA
- a CDS encoding GNAT family N-acetyltransferase: MSDLTVRRYEPDDAEAVWDLHERALRDIGAYDEAYAHLDADLRAVESAYLDAGGEFLVGEIDGTDGSGSEIVAMGALQPSAEVDHHETDPAAAVVRRMRVDPAHQRRGFGSRTLRELEARAKELGFDRLVLDTTPDQESAVALYESFGYAETRRESTPAGEMIFYEREL; this comes from the coding sequence GTGTCAGACCTCACGGTCCGCCGGTACGAACCCGACGACGCCGAGGCGGTCTGGGACCTCCACGAGCGCGCGCTCCGGGACATCGGCGCCTACGACGAGGCGTACGCCCACCTCGACGCCGACCTCCGGGCGGTCGAATCCGCGTACCTCGACGCAGGCGGGGAGTTCCTGGTGGGGGAGATCGATGGGACCGACGGCTCCGGGAGCGAGATCGTCGCCATGGGCGCGCTCCAGCCCTCGGCCGAGGTCGACCACCACGAGACGGACCCCGCCGCGGCGGTCGTCAGGCGGATGCGCGTCGACCCCGCTCACCAGCGACGGGGCTTCGGCAGCCGGACCCTCCGGGAACTCGAAGCTCGCGCCAAGGAATTGGGTTTCGACCGGCTGGTGCTGGACACGACGCCGGACCAGGAGAGCGCGGTCGCGCTGTACGAGTCGTTCGGCTACGCCGAGACGCGTCGGGAGTCGACGCCCGCGGGGGAGATGATCTTCTACGAGCGGGAGTTGTAG
- a CDS encoding homing endonuclease associated repeat-containing protein produces the protein MGRTEQECLDALRKAAEQLGESPSKAQYEDLGLTPAASTILRVVGGWNEAKERAGLSTNASRGSRVAPKPEGVELPDGETWEELSQDQRWHYRNAEHNTERTLRRRARLRAWVNERKRERGCAGCGESDPACLDFHHLDGETKAMAVTDMITHGYGREALRGEFEKCDVLCANCHRKRHDRRPAVVDRDGGPQSKRERLRAWSYEYRRDRGCRRCSEDDPSCLQFHHPDPDEKSAGVGQLISDGADESEVRAEVDRCVVLCANCHRREHFDPPTDDGSAGAKATEPR, from the coding sequence ATGGGGAGAACGGAGCAGGAGTGTCTCGACGCACTCCGGAAGGCCGCGGAGCAGTTGGGGGAGTCGCCGTCGAAGGCGCAGTACGAGGACCTGGGGCTGACGCCCGCGGCGTCGACGATCCTTCGGGTCGTCGGCGGGTGGAACGAGGCGAAGGAACGGGCGGGACTATCGACGAACGCGTCGCGCGGGTCCCGGGTCGCGCCGAAACCCGAGGGGGTCGAGCTTCCCGACGGTGAGACGTGGGAAGAGCTCTCGCAGGATCAGCGATGGCACTACCGGAACGCGGAGCACAACACCGAGCGAACGTTGCGACGGCGGGCGCGACTCCGCGCGTGGGTCAACGAGCGGAAGCGCGAGCGGGGCTGCGCCGGGTGCGGCGAGTCCGACCCGGCCTGCCTGGACTTTCACCATCTGGACGGTGAGACGAAAGCGATGGCCGTCACCGATATGATAACGCACGGCTACGGCCGGGAGGCACTCCGCGGGGAGTTCGAGAAGTGCGACGTGCTCTGTGCGAACTGTCACCGGAAGCGCCACGACCGACGGCCGGCGGTCGTCGACCGCGACGGCGGACCGCAGTCGAAACGCGAACGCCTGCGAGCGTGGTCGTACGAGTACCGCCGCGACCGCGGCTGTCGTCGCTGTTCCGAGGACGACCCCTCGTGTCTCCAGTTCCACCATCCCGACCCGGACGAGAAGTCCGCGGGCGTCGGGCAACTGATCTCGGACGGCGCCGACGAGAGCGAAGTCCGCGCGGAAGTCGACCGATGTGTCGTTCTCTGTGCGAACTGCCACCGCCGGGAACACTTCGACCCCCCGACCGACGATGGGAGCGCCGGAGCGAAAGCGACTGAACCACGGTAA